The Epilithonimonas zeae genome contains a region encoding:
- a CDS encoding AIM24 family protein has translation MSKFSIEAFVNETKENPQEKDYFELEKPELLEINLNNQAVWTKAGSMVGYVGNINFERQGMLSGGLGNLLKKAISGEGTKLMKAEGSGRLYVADNGKKVRILHLNNESISVNGNDVLAHDQSIKSDIKMLKSIAGVMAGGLFQVKLSGTGHIAITTHGHPLTLLVTPENPVFTDPNATVAWSGNLTPELKTNVSLKSLIGRGSGEEFQMKFSGNGWVLIQPYEEVYVITK, from the coding sequence ATGAGCAAATTTTCAATCGAAGCTTTCGTTAACGAAACAAAAGAAAATCCACAAGAAAAAGACTATTTCGAGCTGGAGAAACCAGAACTTCTGGAAATCAATCTCAACAACCAAGCGGTATGGACAAAGGCCGGAAGTATGGTTGGCTATGTTGGGAACATCAATTTCGAAAGACAAGGAATGTTGTCTGGAGGACTAGGTAACCTTCTTAAAAAAGCAATCTCCGGCGAAGGTACAAAACTAATGAAAGCAGAAGGGTCAGGTAGATTGTATGTTGCTGATAACGGTAAAAAAGTAAGAATCCTGCACTTGAACAATGAGTCTATTTCTGTCAACGGAAACGACGTTCTTGCACACGACCAAAGCATCAAAAGTGACATCAAAATGCTGAAAAGTATCGCAGGTGTTATGGCAGGCGGACTTTTTCAGGTAAAACTGAGTGGAACAGGTCACATCGCCATCACGACGCACGGACATCCTCTGACGCTTTTGGTGACACCGGAAAATCCAGTTTTCACAGATCCTAATGCGACCGTTGCTTGGTCAGGAAACCTAACGCCTGAGCTCAAAACCAACGTTTCTCTGAAAAGTCTTATTGGCAGGGGGAGTGGCGAAGAATTCCAGATGAAGTTTTCCGGAAACGGCTGGGTGCTCATCCAACCTTACGAGGAAGTTTACGTTATAACCAAATAA
- a CDS encoding TolC family protein translates to MVKNIKTAVSVLIGLFPALFFSQEIKQMTADEVATLAIQNHQQLKISAQNIDIAKQQTDITKLQKLPTITASTSQFYLGNVVAIDKDFSNSTTIPMPHYGSSYAVQATQLIFKGGLVNKSIELAGLREQLSELDLEKNKQDVKFLVISNYLDIYKIINQEKIFQNNKKLAQERLKNINDFYKQGMITRNEIIRGELNIKNLDQGILTLVNNRKILNYNLNIALGLNSETQIVPVENLGNKETGIGMDYYLNLAHDSNPQMKSAKTNIEVADKNIEIIKTDKMPTLAGFGGYTLQRPITTRNPVLDMYSGGWQGGISLSYNIDNLYKTKERVKLGEIQKNQANDAMTLVQQNLDMAVNAAYTKYQEAIQQAEILNDAKNLADENYKITEAKYLNQLAVQAEMLDAQNQKLQSELDFANAEINVLYQYYNLLKSTGTL, encoded by the coding sequence ATGGTTAAGAACATAAAAACAGCAGTCTCAGTTTTGATAGGTCTCTTTCCTGCGCTGTTTTTTTCACAAGAAATAAAACAGATGACCGCAGATGAAGTTGCCACACTGGCAATTCAGAACCATCAGCAACTAAAAATTTCTGCTCAGAATATCGACATCGCAAAACAGCAGACGGATATTACTAAACTTCAGAAACTTCCTACAATCACAGCTTCGACAAGTCAGTTTTACTTGGGAAATGTGGTGGCAATCGACAAAGATTTTTCCAATTCAACGACGATTCCGATGCCTCATTACGGGAGTTCATATGCGGTTCAGGCGACTCAACTCATCTTCAAAGGTGGATTGGTGAATAAATCTATTGAATTGGCCGGACTTCGTGAACAGCTTTCCGAATTGGATTTAGAAAAAAATAAACAAGACGTAAAGTTTTTGGTGATTTCAAATTATTTAGATATTTATAAAATAATCAATCAGGAAAAAATTTTTCAGAATAACAAAAAGCTGGCTCAGGAAAGATTAAAAAACATCAATGATTTTTATAAACAAGGAATGATAACGAGAAACGAAATCATCCGTGGAGAATTAAACATCAAAAATCTCGACCAGGGAATTTTAACTTTAGTCAACAACAGAAAAATTCTTAATTATAATCTGAATATTGCTTTAGGGTTGAATTCTGAAACGCAGATTGTCCCAGTAGAAAATTTAGGAAACAAAGAAACCGGAATCGGAATGGATTATTATCTGAATCTCGCTCACGACAGCAATCCTCAAATGAAATCGGCAAAAACCAATATCGAAGTTGCAGATAAAAACATCGAAATCATTAAAACCGATAAAATGCCAACGCTCGCAGGTTTTGGAGGTTATACTCTGCAAAGACCGATTACAACAAGAAATCCTGTTTTGGATATGTACTCCGGCGGTTGGCAGGGCGGAATTTCTTTGAGCTATAATATTGATAATTTATACAAAACCAAAGAAAGAGTGAAGCTTGGGGAAATCCAGAAAAATCAGGCGAATGATGCGATGACTTTGGTACAGCAAAATCTTGATATGGCTGTAAATGCGGCTTATACAAAATATCAGGAAGCCATTCAGCAGGCAGAAATTCTGAATGATGCTAAAAATCTGGCCGATGAAAACTACAAAATCACAGAAGCTAAATATCTGAACCAATTGGCTGTACAGGCAGAAATGCTGGATGCACAGAACCAAAAACTGCAGTCGGAATTAGATTTTGCCAATGCGGAAATCAATGTGCTTTATCAATATTACAATCTTTTGAAATCAACGGGAACATTATAA
- a CDS encoding HlyD family secretion protein codes for MENKEQNTQDTKPAANSAVAKKKENKKNKIRAIISNIIVFAVIGFGLYWLVRQYFHIGDKTYTEAAQVEEFINPINTRVSAYIKEIKFIEHQQVKKGDTLVILDDREILTQLGQAEAAYQNALAQRSATSSSVNTVSNNVSVMESNIAGAKARLWNAEQNLNRYKNLLASEAVTRQQYDQMKTEYDAQKAAYETLVNQKQSANLSTTEVKSKLGINDAEIKRTKSALDMAKINLSYTVITAPYDGVMGRRLISEGQLIQPGQQVGTIVLNNQKWITANFLESQMPNIKIGQKIMMTADALGGKQFEGTVTAVSAATGSRYSSVPTDNSTGNFIKVQQRIPVRIEFTDSNKKEDVAKLSAGMNMNVSIKEPGKK; via the coding sequence ATGGAAAACAAGGAACAAAATACTCAAGATACAAAACCGGCGGCTAATTCTGCCGTAGCGAAGAAGAAAGAAAATAAGAAAAATAAAATCAGAGCCATCATTTCAAACATTATTGTTTTTGCGGTGATTGGTTTCGGATTGTATTGGTTAGTTCGTCAGTACTTTCACATCGGCGATAAAACTTACACAGAAGCCGCTCAGGTGGAGGAATTTATTAATCCGATTAACACAAGGGTTTCGGCTTATATCAAGGAAATTAAATTTATCGAGCATCAACAAGTAAAAAAGGGTGATACTTTGGTCATTCTGGATGACAGAGAAATTCTTACACAGCTTGGTCAGGCAGAAGCGGCGTATCAAAATGCATTGGCTCAAAGGTCAGCAACAAGTTCTTCTGTCAACACGGTTTCCAACAACGTAAGTGTTATGGAATCGAACATAGCCGGAGCAAAAGCCAGACTTTGGAATGCAGAACAGAATTTAAACCGATATAAAAATTTATTGGCTTCGGAAGCAGTAACAAGACAGCAATACGACCAGATGAAAACCGAATATGATGCGCAAAAAGCAGCCTATGAAACATTGGTTAATCAAAAGCAATCGGCAAATCTTTCTACCACTGAAGTGAAATCTAAATTAGGAATCAACGATGCAGAAATCAAAAGAACAAAATCTGCATTGGATATGGCGAAAATCAATCTTTCTTACACCGTAATTACTGCACCTTACGATGGTGTAATGGGACGAAGACTGATTTCTGAAGGTCAGTTGATTCAGCCGGGACAACAAGTCGGAACCATCGTTTTGAATAATCAGAAATGGATAACCGCTAACTTCTTGGAAAGTCAAATGCCGAATATCAAAATCGGACAAAAGATAATGATGACCGCCGATGCATTGGGCGGAAAACAGTTTGAAGGAACCGTAACTGCCGTTTCAGCAGCAACAGGTTCGAGATATTCTAGCGTTCCAACGGATAATTCGACAGGTAATTTCATTAAAGTTCAGCAGAGAATTCCTGTAAGAATTGAGTTTACAGATTCCAACAAAAAAGAAGATGTTGCGAAACTGAGCGCAGGGATGAATATGAATGTGTCTATTAAAGAGCCAGGTAAAAAGTAA
- a CDS encoding helix-turn-helix domain-containing protein codes for MTALEKFGVEIFTQETIHQRITVDKPFRPENPAFLFIKSGTIKLRQHLSDLELSANTFIVTDPQSVYELISFSDDFQSRMVSYKREFISTLSLKFNRLITYRYFRQQMNVGVPFSPDDLEVVWKSVNFLKYILDSNTEMIYKKEIVEHLFSVFCYQMAGIISKEDSSAMNQMSRQEEIVFLFLNDLSNHHLNNRNVEFYAERQSITTRHLSSVVKSITGRSASQIIASIVINEAKVYLNSSNMPVSEISSVLGFSDQYSFSHFFKKHLGMSPSQYRQQFQ; via the coding sequence ATGACAGCTTTAGAAAAATTCGGGGTTGAGATTTTTACTCAGGAAACGATTCACCAGAGAATTACGGTGGATAAACCCTTTCGTCCTGAGAATCCTGCGTTTTTATTTATAAAAAGCGGGACAATAAAACTCAGGCAACACCTCAGTGATCTGGAGCTTTCGGCCAATACTTTTATTGTCACAGATCCGCAAAGTGTCTATGAGCTGATTTCTTTCAGCGATGATTTTCAGTCGAGGATGGTTTCTTATAAGCGCGAATTTATTTCTACATTGTCGTTGAAATTTAATCGGTTAATTACCTACCGGTATTTCCGTCAGCAGATGAATGTCGGTGTTCCGTTTTCACCGGATGACCTGGAAGTGGTTTGGAAAAGCGTCAATTTTTTAAAATATATTCTCGATTCTAACACTGAAATGATCTATAAAAAAGAGATTGTGGAACATCTTTTCTCGGTTTTCTGCTATCAGATGGCAGGAATTATTTCTAAGGAAGACAGCAGTGCAATGAATCAGATGTCGAGACAGGAAGAGATTGTTTTTTTATTCCTTAATGATTTGTCAAATCATCATTTGAATAACCGCAATGTTGAGTTCTATGCAGAGCGGCAATCCATTACAACCAGACATCTTTCGTCGGTGGTGAAGTCGATTACGGGAAGATCGGCAAGCCAGATTATTGCTTCTATTGTAATTAATGAAGCAAAAGTATATTTAAACTCTTCTAATATGCCTGTTTCAGAGATTTCCTCCGTTCTTGGCTTTAGCGACCAGTACTCGTTTTCTCACTTTTTTAAGAAGCATTTGGGGATGAGTCCAAGCCAGTACAGGCAGCAATTTCAATAA
- a CDS encoding MFS transporter, with translation MYNQGLFSNWVPKPLQLFMLFLITLIAMPVSGVYTGSLSYMVGDTGALSEYYMWANYATTVGMGAAMPIVLRAKMRFKVRDKVVALLVLMGVLSFINATTSNPMVIVFISLILGFFKTFITIEVFLPLMMLMGGRGIFYGVFYTFILVITQVANYYAVEFSIIYNWRQFLIFVAILCFIVALICWALMHNKYFALKMPLHYIDWLSILLFISTFMFSAYVFSFGKQQDWLNSQNIINASIAAFVSFALMVIRQATLKRPYLSFKIFTRNNVQVGLFLLLCLGMFLATTSLQNIFSVGVLGYDQLTNAKLNMMMIPGMLLAGILAVYWFKKEKKLKFFIFAGFSSMVAYCIIMYFSMVLEFSYESWYLPMFLKGFGMCSLYISVWYYALDKLEINDMLPAIGLFLVWRSFVTVGLFSALFSWTQYQFQIESLGDLAVYMDGMTLNAQPNLSLKTIQLNAMIVANKKLFGYIVLAGFGILIFVMTHHFGYPKFTLDKLVRLFGGKSVVARRRLRERKKLAESLKDGVGSAI, from the coding sequence ATGTACAACCAAGGTCTTTTCAGTAATTGGGTTCCGAAACCGCTTCAGCTATTTATGCTGTTCCTGATCACGCTTATCGCAATGCCGGTGAGTGGAGTGTATACTGGAAGTTTAAGCTATATGGTGGGCGATACGGGAGCGCTGAGCGAATATTATATGTGGGCAAACTATGCCACAACAGTAGGGATGGGCGCTGCAATGCCTATCGTTTTGAGAGCTAAAATGCGTTTCAAAGTGCGAGATAAAGTCGTGGCTTTACTGGTATTGATGGGTGTTTTAAGTTTCATCAATGCTACAACTTCCAATCCAATGGTAATTGTTTTTATATCATTGATTTTAGGGTTCTTCAAAACATTTATTACAATTGAAGTATTTCTCCCATTGATGATGCTGATGGGCGGAAGGGGAATATTTTACGGTGTTTTTTACACTTTTATTCTCGTGATAACTCAGGTTGCAAATTATTACGCCGTAGAATTTTCTATCATTTACAATTGGAGACAGTTCCTCATTTTTGTAGCGATTCTCTGTTTCATTGTAGCACTGATTTGCTGGGCGTTGATGCACAATAAATATTTTGCGCTTAAAATGCCTTTGCATTACATCGACTGGCTGAGTATTCTTCTATTTATTTCGACATTTATGTTTTCGGCGTATGTTTTTTCATTCGGGAAACAACAGGATTGGCTCAATTCACAGAATATCATTAATGCAAGTATTGCTGCATTTGTGAGTTTTGCTTTGATGGTCATACGTCAGGCGACCTTAAAACGACCATATCTTTCCTTCAAAATTTTCACACGAAACAATGTGCAGGTCGGGTTATTCCTTTTGCTTTGTCTCGGGATGTTTCTGGCAACCACTTCACTTCAGAACATCTTTTCAGTCGGAGTTTTAGGATACGACCAGTTGACGAATGCTAAACTGAATATGATGATGATTCCGGGAATGTTACTGGCAGGAATTTTAGCCGTATATTGGTTTAAAAAAGAAAAAAAGCTCAAGTTTTTCATCTTTGCAGGCTTTTCTTCGATGGTGGCGTACTGCATCATAATGTATTTTTCGATGGTACTCGAGTTCAGTTATGAAAGTTGGTATCTGCCAATGTTTTTAAAAGGATTCGGGATGTGTTCGCTCTACATATCAGTTTGGTATTACGCTTTGGATAAGCTCGAAATCAACGATATGTTGCCCGCAATCGGATTATTTTTGGTTTGGCGTTCTTTCGTCACAGTCGGACTTTTCTCCGCCCTATTTTCGTGGACTCAATACCAGTTTCAGATCGAGAGTCTTGGAGATTTAGCCGTCTATATGGACGGAATGACACTTAATGCCCAACCCAATCTCAGCCTGAAAACCATTCAGCTCAACGCGATGATTGTAGCCAATAAAAAACTGTTCGGATATATTGTACTTGCCGGTTTTGGGATTTTAATTTTCGTAATGACCCATCATTTCGGATATCCTAAATTCACTTTAGATAAACTTGTAAGGCTCTTCGGCGGTAAATCCGTCGTCGCCCGAAGACGCTTAAGAGAAAGAAAAAAATTAGCAGAAAGCCTGAAAGATGGCGTAGGTTCTGCGATATAA
- a CDS encoding efflux RND transporter permease subunit: protein MFKKFIERPVLSTVISIIIVILGVLGIVTLPISQYPDIAPPTVVVSASYQGANADVILKSVIVPLEEQINGVEGMTYMTSTATNDGSGSVTIYFKQGVDPDIAAVNVQNRVSRATPLLPAEVTRAGVTTTKRQSSNVLIFSLYSENPNYDMTFLQNYTNINIVPQIKRVTGVGDVTVFGTKDYSIRIWLDPNKMASYGLVPSDINTVLAEQNIEAAPGSLGDESNESFRYTLKYKGRLTEIPEFDNIILKATENGQTLKLKDVARVELGAQDYTGTSVTDGHPSIGMAVAQTAGSNAQDVINQSIAVLDKAQESFPKGVKYVALVNANDFLDASIEKVIHTLFEAFILVFIVVFLFLQDWRSTMIPAISVPVAIVGTFFFLSIFGFTINLLTLFALILAVGIVVDDAIVVVEAVHSKLEQGEKSPLRASINAMDEISGAIISITLVMAAVFIPVSFISGSAGVFYKQFGLTLAISIILSAVNALTLSPALCAIFLKPHSHEEKNKNFLQRFFTNFNIIFDAMIKRYSRGILFLLRKKWMAFAGLALFAGIFVWLMNTTPKSFVPSEDMGGIFMDISLPIGSNENRTREVLAKVEKIVEKQPEVLHIFKVSGRGMISGSGSNNGMLIVKLKDWKDRTKKGEDLQSFVAKMYKETAGIKDAKMTFFGRPTLQGFGNAAGFEMQIQDQKGGSIADLTKVTNDFIDKMNQQPDIQRTFTSFNPNYPQYMIDIDIPAAKAAGFSVSDILGTMQGYYGGVYSSNVNLFGKQYRVIYQAPFENRENLESFNMIQIRNSNGEMAPLNRFITAKRVYGPQAIGRFNLFTAISLNGTPNPGFSSGDAIATVEKVAKETLPQGYGYEFSGLTREEVTAGGQTVYIFILCCVFVYFLLAAQYESYILPFAVMLSLPVGLAGVMMFSAWIGGSNNIYTQISLIMLIGLLAKNAILIVEFALDARKKGYSIAHAAISGAKQRLRPILMTSFAFIFGLIPLAISTGAGAVGNQSIGIGAIGGMLFGTIFGVFFIPILFAVFMYLQEKVSGKKDVEKYEGELSE from the coding sequence ATGTTTAAAAAATTTATAGAACGTCCGGTATTGTCCACCGTAATTTCCATTATCATCGTGATTCTCGGTGTTTTGGGAATCGTGACTTTACCGATTTCACAATATCCGGATATCGCCCCGCCAACAGTAGTTGTAAGTGCAAGTTATCAAGGTGCTAATGCCGATGTAATCCTAAAAAGTGTAATTGTTCCGCTAGAAGAACAAATCAATGGGGTAGAAGGGATGACTTATATGACCTCTACTGCGACCAATGATGGAAGTGGTTCGGTAACGATTTATTTCAAGCAAGGCGTTGACCCAGATATTGCTGCGGTAAATGTACAAAATAGGGTTTCCAGAGCTACGCCTTTGTTGCCTGCGGAGGTTACAAGAGCCGGAGTTACAACAACTAAAAGACAAAGTTCCAACGTATTGATTTTCTCTTTGTATAGTGAGAATCCTAATTACGATATGACTTTCCTTCAAAACTATACCAACATCAACATCGTTCCTCAAATCAAAAGGGTAACGGGCGTTGGTGATGTGACGGTTTTTGGTACCAAAGATTACTCGATAAGAATTTGGCTGGACCCGAATAAAATGGCTTCTTACGGATTGGTTCCTTCTGATATCAATACGGTTTTAGCTGAACAAAATATCGAAGCTGCGCCAGGAAGTTTAGGTGATGAAAGTAATGAAAGTTTCCGTTATACTTTGAAATATAAAGGACGATTGACAGAAATTCCCGAATTTGATAATATCATTCTAAAAGCTACAGAAAACGGGCAAACTTTAAAACTTAAAGATGTAGCCAGAGTAGAGTTGGGTGCACAAGACTATACGGGAACCAGTGTTACAGACGGTCATCCATCCATTGGTATGGCGGTCGCACAAACTGCAGGTTCCAACGCGCAGGATGTAATTAATCAATCTATTGCGGTTTTGGACAAGGCTCAGGAATCTTTTCCAAAAGGTGTAAAGTATGTGGCGTTAGTTAATGCTAATGACTTTTTGGATGCGTCAATCGAGAAAGTAATTCATACCTTGTTTGAGGCATTTATCCTTGTATTCATCGTAGTTTTCTTGTTCTTACAGGATTGGCGTTCGACAATGATTCCGGCGATTTCGGTTCCGGTAGCGATTGTTGGTACATTTTTCTTCCTGAGTATTTTCGGATTTACGATTAATTTATTGACGCTGTTCGCATTGATTTTGGCGGTAGGAATTGTGGTCGATGATGCGATTGTAGTTGTAGAAGCCGTTCACAGTAAGCTGGAGCAAGGGGAAAAATCGCCGTTAAGGGCTTCCATAAATGCGATGGACGAAATCAGTGGTGCGATTATCAGTATCACATTGGTAATGGCGGCGGTTTTCATTCCGGTTAGTTTTATCTCTGGTTCGGCTGGGGTATTTTATAAGCAATTTGGTTTAACATTAGCGATTTCGATTATACTATCCGCTGTAAATGCATTGACATTAAGTCCTGCATTATGTGCGATTTTCCTTAAACCTCATTCTCACGAAGAAAAGAATAAGAATTTTTTGCAACGATTTTTTACCAATTTCAATATCATTTTCGATGCGATGATAAAACGTTACTCGAGAGGGATTTTGTTTTTATTAAGAAAAAAATGGATGGCATTCGCTGGTCTGGCTTTGTTCGCTGGAATCTTTGTTTGGTTGATGAACACCACACCGAAATCCTTCGTTCCAAGTGAAGATATGGGAGGGATTTTTATGGATATCTCGCTTCCGATAGGTTCCAACGAAAACAGAACGAGAGAAGTTCTCGCCAAAGTTGAGAAAATTGTTGAAAAACAGCCAGAAGTTCTTCACATCTTCAAAGTTTCGGGAAGAGGAATGATTTCAGGAAGTGGTTCTAATAATGGGATGCTTATCGTAAAATTAAAGGATTGGAAAGACAGAACTAAAAAAGGGGAAGATCTACAATCTTTTGTTGCAAAAATGTATAAAGAAACAGCCGGAATCAAAGATGCAAAAATGACTTTCTTCGGAAGACCGACTCTGCAAGGTTTTGGTAATGCAGCAGGTTTCGAAATGCAGATTCAGGACCAGAAAGGTGGAAGTATCGCTGACTTAACTAAGGTTACAAATGATTTCATTGATAAAATGAATCAGCAGCCGGATATCCAAAGAACATTTACATCATTTAATCCAAATTATCCTCAATATATGATTGATATTGATATTCCTGCTGCAAAAGCGGCTGGATTCTCGGTGTCAGATATTTTGGGAACAATGCAGGGTTATTATGGAGGTGTTTACTCTTCGAATGTTAACTTGTTCGGGAAACAATATCGTGTGATTTACCAAGCGCCGTTTGAGAATAGAGAAAATCTGGAGAGTTTCAATATGATTCAGATTAGAAATTCCAATGGTGAAATGGCACCATTGAATAGATTTATTACAGCGAAAAGAGTTTACGGACCTCAGGCGATTGGGCGTTTCAACTTATTTACAGCAATCTCTCTGAATGGAACACCAAATCCTGGTTTCTCTTCCGGAGACGCTATTGCTACAGTGGAAAAAGTGGCGAAAGAAACATTACCACAAGGTTACGGTTACGAATTTTCCGGTTTGACTAGAGAAGAAGTTACGGCAGGAGGGCAAACGGTTTACATATTTATTTTATGTTGTGTATTCGTTTATTTCCTTTTGGCAGCGCAGTATGAGAGTTATATTTTGCCATTTGCAGTAATGTTGTCATTGCCGGTTGGTTTGGCTGGTGTAATGATGTTCAGTGCGTGGATTGGAGGTTCTAATAATATTTATACTCAGATTTCACTCATTATGTTGATTGGACTCTTGGCGAAGAATGCGATTTTGATTGTAGAATTTGCGCTTGATGCTAGGAAGAAAGGTTACAGTATTGCGCACGCCGCAATTAGTGGTGCGAAACAAAGACTTCGTCCGATTTTGATGACCTCGTTTGCCTTCATTTTCGGTTTGATTCCATTAGCGATTTCAACTGGAGCTGGAGCCGTAGGTAACCAATCGATTGGTATTGGAGCGATTGGTGGAATGTTGTTTGGAACTATTTTCGGAGTGTTCTTTATCCCGATTTTATTTGCAGTATTTATGTATCTGCAGGAAAAAGTGAGTGGCAAAAAAGACGTTGAAAAATACGAAGGCGAACTAAGCGAATAA
- a CDS encoding efflux transporter outer membrane subunit, whose protein sequence is MNLKNLIILAGVAGFFYSCKVTDTYKSPDIEQSRQDNLFRQKTNNDSTSVANVAWNQIFTDAKLQNIINKTIQNNLDLKVAVARIQEASAVFKQSKLQNLPSLDGVASVTETKNSAAAQGGNFVMPDLLVYRLGISTGWEIDVWGRIKALKNSAYAGFLQTDAAKRAIQTQMVAQAATLYYQLISLDKQLEITKQTIELRKQDVETVQLLMDAAYLTGADVEQSKANLYSAQLSVPDLEMQIQQTENSLNILMNDNPQPIDRNSIDSQVIYTDLKTGVPASLLKNRPDVQSAELTFRQAFENKNMAMAQVYPTISITGTLGLSSRTLESFFTNSLFYTLGGTVTQNIFQMGTRKAQVRIMEARKMQAYYTFEKALLTAGSEVSNSLLSYQKAKEKETTRQLQIQSLEKAVEYNKELLTYSSNTNYVNVLTSEQSLLAAKLAGVNDKLQQLQAVTEFYRALGGGQF, encoded by the coding sequence ATGAATTTAAAAAATCTAATCATATTAGCAGGTGTCGCTGGTTTCTTTTACTCTTGTAAAGTCACAGATACTTACAAGAGTCCGGACATCGAGCAAAGTCGTCAGGACAATCTTTTCCGACAAAAAACCAATAACGACAGTACTTCTGTAGCCAACGTTGCGTGGAATCAAATCTTCACAGACGCGAAGCTTCAGAATATCATCAATAAAACCATTCAGAATAATCTGGATTTGAAAGTTGCTGTTGCGAGAATCCAGGAAGCGAGTGCCGTTTTCAAACAATCCAAATTGCAGAATCTCCCAAGTCTGGATGGCGTGGCTTCTGTCACGGAAACCAAAAACAGTGCAGCTGCTCAAGGTGGAAACTTTGTGATGCCCGATTTGCTTGTGTACAGATTAGGAATCTCCACAGGTTGGGAAATAGATGTTTGGGGAAGGATCAAAGCGCTTAAAAACTCGGCTTACGCAGGATTTCTTCAGACTGATGCGGCAAAACGCGCCATTCAAACACAAATGGTAGCTCAGGCGGCGACATTATATTATCAATTGATTTCGCTTGATAAACAATTGGAAATTACAAAACAAACCATCGAACTTCGTAAACAAGATGTAGAAACTGTACAGTTGTTGATGGATGCAGCATATCTGACAGGAGCTGACGTGGAGCAAAGCAAGGCAAACCTTTATTCAGCGCAACTATCGGTTCCGGATTTGGAAATGCAAATCCAGCAAACCGAGAATTCTTTGAATATTTTGATGAATGATAATCCTCAACCGATTGACAGAAATTCCATCGATTCTCAAGTGATTTACACAGATTTGAAAACAGGAGTTCCTGCTTCGTTACTGAAAAATCGTCCGGATGTTCAGTCTGCTGAATTAACTTTCCGTCAGGCATTCGAGAACAAAAATATGGCGATGGCGCAGGTTTATCCAACGATTAGCATCACGGGAACTCTAGGCTTGTCATCCAGAACTTTGGAAAGTTTTTTCACCAATTCTCTGTTCTATACACTTGGAGGAACGGTGACACAAAATATTTTCCAAATGGGAACCAGAAAAGCACAGGTTCGAATAATGGAAGCTCGTAAAATGCAGGCTTATTATACATTCGAAAAAGCTTTATTGACAGCAGGTTCCGAAGTTTCAAACTCTTTATTGTCTTATCAAAAAGCTAAAGAAAAAGAAACTACAAGACAACTTCAAATCCAGTCTTTGGAAAAAGCAGTGGAGTACAACAAAGAATTGTTAACCTATTCATCTAATACAAATTACGTGAATGTTTTAACTTCTGAACAATCATTATTAGCGGCAAAATTAGCAGGCGTAAATGATAAATTACAACAGTTACAAGCCGTTACAGAGTTTTACCGCGCACTTGGAGGCGGACAATTTTAA